In Apium graveolens cultivar Ventura chromosome 10, ASM990537v1, whole genome shotgun sequence, the following are encoded in one genomic region:
- the LOC141690420 gene encoding uncharacterized protein LOC141690420, translating into MYYVGKRLLDAETRYTSMEKLVYALVIAARKLRPYFQAHRIERGNAPDKMREEFPHPWWILHVDGAVNNNGAGVGIVLITPEGHQLMSAIHFKFYVTKNDAEYDALINGLKIALEVGVMNFISRSDSELVVNQVNRGFPARGPRTELYMRCVQRQLQRFGRAKLRGVPREENINVDALEKMGSHIDSVLLGQIPLGVQEIPSIPEISVFQMQYVM; encoded by the exons ATGTATTACGTGGGTAAGAGATTGTTGGATGCAGAGACTAGATACACCAGCATGGAAAAGTTAGTATATGCTCTTGTCATTGCGGCACGAAAGCTGAGGCCATACTTCCAAGCTCATCGGATAGAGAGAG GGAATGCCCCTGACAAGATGAGAGAAGAGTTCCCACACCCTTGGTGGATTCTACATGTCGACGGGGCTGTAAATAATAACGGAGCAGGAGTTGGGATTGTTTTGATTACCCCGGAGGGACATCAGTTGATGAGTGCCATTCACTTCAAGTTCTATGTCACCAAAAATGACGCCGAATATGATGCTTTGATCAATGGTCTGAAGATAGCTTTGGAGGTGGGAGTTATGAATTTTATATCTCGAAGTGATTCAGAGTTGGTTGTAAATCAAGTTAATAGAGGGTTCCCGGCCCGAGGCCCTCGAACTGAGTTATACATGAGGTGTGTGCAGCGCCAGCTTCAAAGATTCGGTAGAGCCAAGCTGAGAGGCGTGCCGAGAGAAGAGAATATTAATGTGGATGCCTTGGAAAAAATGGGCTCGCACATAGACAGTGTGTTGCTAGGACAGATTCCCTTGGGAGTCCAGGAAATTCCAAGTATTCCAGAAATAAGTGTGTTTCAGATGCAATATGTCATGTAG